A single Glycine soja cultivar W05 chromosome 14, ASM419377v2, whole genome shotgun sequence DNA region contains:
- the LOC114385058 gene encoding uncharacterized protein LOC114385058 isoform X5 — MESPWERKCDSPLQPSTSATVLSAPPPETKEINTSYCLYPQVAHGLRSKFVGGKQGHVYQSFPHSTAHGSGQADTRNSFLSLLYGPPSLLQHEFRDLSDRKLCFSSGDCTAAIGNSVVGSIESGTFQTSGVGLMTENLINHNLQSRVTTFPEISSRAMVGLNNSNNFVFHDIQSSNTAIQPPIPGSEKARESFSSPGQCQGTIPASSLNVCCSDIQTTQTIALEPSSSKYATPFMSGCPRVFCMGKSGHLLLSNTGLLGIVCSCHCCHMSVLKFCEHSGLHGIDPGEAVRMESGETISQWQKLYFLKFGIRSLGNENEWDWPDVLSTRGSLMRSNSSAFDMSKTNLSHMLSSSAVMSRKQATTIQDGCNIPLKDADLSREEELQNNFSYAAGSIKMVEEMPQLKLKKYMSAVVNASARARSETKNVAKGLSFSPFLQFDNQYGGKTKTSENLWNDGSPIMPKKLYSDYGHTGRQSTNSGIRTNKCLNNDKGVNFAKDSGVKINSGFGIGQLMKYPSSIKRAVGGSDISVVNGKIHELNHESSLPSDTSVCADILRGSNNVSFLGQENHTPETSISFKGILKGLSHHVSSSVSNQTPTLPQQQQGINMDSCLLDENLRLLALTQILELSKQQHALYFNNMNQKQGGSNSISKVQHYMYEASTSEQGTSGATLKLLQNRGIYGNHESTVGLEKLASLTGMNSYCHLSGLSPRPLHSKEKESQCNHSYDLQNEETSLSLGINKDNTRSSVFEKCSEQPSNICFGGKYTCAAQINCCKSNFFSGIEPLCYIIKQKLANASGETSLKMASDLSRDMNSFKGENIEQGGKLDGQDSIKIGFRTPQWRDVPSKVRKAVCDATSLGQTATGMDWEGQDSVQLGNISMKRFKRTIDMGDMSKEQENSNVSSGCSAPVVTQASLEVNKIEPCMGDAVDTGFVNNLVVDEGSGIDKGWSSDLVEKSDEFLGSSSGSCLKNDYLRVLNDQPCCNLLDDLKLLDSLIWKKGWNQNNFVLSSNCKSNQSQKVKKGLKGKKRKRNLVRILDASLSSEFPSLLHKKNEEVTGICNSSSSCSKEMQMRPLSSLQKSSNKSSFVQPSNKQKHTAFSSKFLSCKNHLNKHQSYKVGYESESSSDAEFRTLPGVSGSKKLKKDLTSDCFEQFQMQEPAYEEPENDKLRPFSCRKENAHRITRPVVCGKYGEISSGHLAREVQKPVKIVSLRKVLKSSKRCRGHTNGKPIPTSKKKWKRLSIGTSSGHCCGNPGLKIKEHNETQNAIFFNKTNVDLSMEDLDRGGKPPVVYKGKRDAKAKQGNSVGNRAYVSLKVKNKEIRKQRSITELTAKETKVMDMMNSAQDQEPGLCSTASRNSIQGHMNIATINSDAFCCVCRSSSNDKINYLLECSRCLIRVHQACYGVSSLPKKSSWCCRPCRTNSKNIVCVLCGYGGGAMTRAIMSHTIVKSLLKVWNGEKDGMPKNTTSHEVFEKEIDAFLSSKDGQEVDQESVLKPKIVDTSTDLMKVTNHIQHTPTSVSNFKVHNSITEAVLDPTVKQWIHMVCGLWTPGTRCPNVDTMSAFDVSGVSRPRADVVCYICNRWGGSCIECRIADCSIKFHPWCAHQKNLLQSETEGIDDEKIGFYGRCTLHIIEPRCLPIYDPLDEIGSQEEKEFTCARAEGYKGRRWDGFQNNQCQGGCLVPEEQLNAWIHINGQKLCSRGLPKFPDLDIEHDCRKEYARYKQAKGWKHLVVYKSRIHALGLYTSRFISRGEMVVEYIGEIVGLRVADKREKEYQSGRKLQYKTACYFFRIDKEHIIDATRKGGIARFVNHSCLPNCVAKVITVRHEKKVVFLAERDIFPGEEITYDYHFNHEDEGKIPCYCNSKNCRRYMN; from the exons ATGGAGAGCCCATGGGAGAGGAAATGTGATTCGCCGCTTCAGCCGTCGACGTCCGCCACAGTTCTGTCTGCACCGCCGCCGGAGACG AAGGAGATAAACACAAGCTATTGTCTTTATCCACAAGTTGCTCATGGTTTAAGATCAAAATTTGTTGGAGGGAAGCAAGGCCATGTTTACCAAAGCTTTCCCCACTCAACTGCCCATGGATCAGGCCAAGCCGATACCAGAAATTCATTTCTGTCTCTCCTTTATGGTCCTCCATCCTTGTTACAGCATGAGTTTCGGGATTTATCTGATCGAAAGCTTTGCTTCTCATCTGGTGATTGTACTGCTGCTATTGGGAATTCTGTTGTTGGTTCCATAGAAAGTGGAACCTTCCAAACTTCTGGTGTGGGGTTGATGacagaaaatttaattaaccaTAACCTGCAAAGTAGGGTGACTACTTTTCCTGAGATTTCTTCCAGGGCAATGGTTGGTctgaataatagtaataattttgtCTTCCACGATATTCAGAGTAGCAATACTGCTATTCAGCCCCCAATTCCTGGTAGTGAGAAAGCTAGGGAGTCTTTTTCTTCTCCAGGTCAGTGCCAAGGTACAATCCCGGCATCTAGTCTAAATGTTTGCTGCTCAGATATTCAAACTACACAAACTATTGCTTTAGAACCAAGCTCATCTAAGTATGCAACTCCTTTTATGAGTGGGTGTCCTCGTGTGTTCTGCATGGGAAAAA GTGGCCATCTTCTTCTTAGCAATACAGGGCTTCTTGGTATTGTTTGTTCATGCCATTGTTGCCACATGTCTGTTCTTAAGTTTTGTGAG CATTCAGGGTTACATGGCATTGACCCAGGGGAGGCTGTTCGTATGGAAAGTGGGGAGACTATTTCTCAATGGCAGAAGCTATACTTCTTGAAGTTTGGG ATTAGGTCTCTGGGGAATGAGAATGAATGGGACTGGCCAGACGTATTATCAACAAGAGGAAGTCTGATGAGATCCAATTCATCTGCATTTGATATGTCCAAGACTAATTTGTCGCATATGTTGAGTTCGTCTGCAGTCATGTCAAG AAAACAAGCGACAACAATCCAGGATGGTTGCAACATTCCACTCAAAG ATGCAGACCTCAGCAGGGAGGAGGAATTACAGAATAATTTTAGCTATGCTGCTGGTTCAATCAAAATGGTTGAAGAAATGCCTCAGCTTAAACTCAAGAAATATATGTCTGCTGTGGTTAATGCTTCTGCTAGAGCTAGATCAGAAACTAAAAATGTGGCCAAGGGTTTATCCTTTTCACCATTTCTGCAATTTGATAATCAATATGGGGGAAAGACAAAAACTAGTGAAAATTTGTGGAATGATGGCAGCCCTATCATGCCCAAGAAACTGTATTCTGATTACGGCCACACAGGAAGACAATCAACCAATTCGGGCATAAGGACCAATAAATGTTTGAACAATGATAAAGGGGTGAACTTTGCTAAAGACTCTggtgttaaaataaattctggTTTTGGTATTGGTCAGTTAATGAAATACCCAAGCTCCATCAAGAGAGCTGTTGGTGGTAGTGATATTTCGGTTGTTAATGGAAAGATACATGAATTGAATCATGAATCAAGCTTGCCATCAGATACATCTGTGTGTGCAGATATTTTGCGTGGTTCAAACAATGTATCTTTTCTTGGACAAGAAAATCATACTCCAGAaacatccatttcatttaaagGGATTTTGAAAGGCCTTTCCCATCATGTTTCAAGTTCTGTGTCAAATCAGACTCCTACTTTGCCACAGCAGCAGCAGGGCATTAATATGGATTCTTGTTTGCTTGATGAAAACTTGAGGTTGCTTGCATTGACACAGATACTGGAGTTATCTAAACAACAGCATGCattgtattttaataatatgaatCAGAAGCAAGGGGGATCCAACAGTATTTCAAAAGTCCAGCATTATATGTATGAGGCTTCAACATCTGAGCAGGGAACTTCTGGTGCAACATTGAAATTGCTCCAAAATAGGGGGATTTATGGGAATCACGAGAGTACTGTTGGTTTAGAGAAACTAGCTTCCCTCACAG GTATGAACAGCTATTGTCATTTGTCTGGCCTATCACCAAGACCTTTACATTCTAAAGAAAAGGAATCACAATGTAATCATTCTTATGATCTTCAAAATGAAGAGACTTCTTTAAG CCTTGGTATAAACAAAGACAATACCAGATCAAGTGTATTTGAAAAATGCTCTGAGCAACCATCAAATATATGTTTCGGAGGCAAGTACACTTGTGCTGCTCAGATTAACTGTTGCAAGAGCAATTTTTTCTCAGGAATTGAACCCCTTTGTTATATCATAAAGCAAAAACTTGCTAATGCCAGTGGTGAAACTTCTTTGAAGATGGCTTCAGATTTGAGTAGAGATATGAATAGTTTCAAGGGCGAAAATATTGAGCAAGGTGGGAAGTTAGATGGCCAAGACTCGATCAAAATTGGCTTTCGTACACCTCAATGGAGAGATGTGCCAAGTAAGGTCAGGAAAGCAGTTTGTGATGCAACATCTTTAGGTCAGACAGCTACTGGTATGGATTGGGAAGGACAAGACAGTGTTCAACTTGGAAACATTTCTATGAAACGCTTCAAAAGAACTATTGACATGGGAGATATGTCAAAAGAGCAAGAAAATTCTAATGTTTCTTCTGGATGCTCTGCTCCTGTGGTTACTCAGGCATCTTTGGAGGTCAACAAAATTGAACCCTGCATGGGTGATGCTGTAGACACTGGCTTTGTCAACAACCTTGTAGTTGATGAAGGGTCAGGTATTGATAAAGGCTGGTCGTCAGATTTGGTTGAAAAAAGTGATGAGTTTCTAGGCTCATCCTCTGGGAGTTGCTTGAAAAATGATTATCTGAGAGTCTTAAATGATCAACCATGTTGCAATCTCCTTGATGACCTTAAACTGTTAGATTCCTTGATATGGAAGAAAGGAtggaatcaaaataattttgtgcTTTCTTCTAATTGTAAAAGCAATCAATCTCAAAAAGTCAAGAAGGGCCTTAAAGGAAAAAAGCGAAAGAGAAATTTGGTGAGGATTCTAGATGCTTCATTATCTTCTGAATTCCCTTCCTTATTGCATAAAAAGAATGAAGAAGTTACTGGAATATGTAATTCCTCTTCTAGTTGTTCAAAAGAAATGCAAATGCGCCCTTTATCTAGCCTGCAAAAATCATCTAACAAGTCTTCCTTTGTTCAACCTagtaacaaacaaaaacatactGCATTTTCATCCAAATTTCTTTCTTGTAAGAATCATCTGAACAAGCATCAAAGTTACAAAGTTGGCTACGAGTCAGAATCAAGTTCTGATGCTGAGTTTCGCACATTGCCTGGAGTTTCTGgatcaaagaaattaaaaaaggatCTCACTTCTGATTGTTTTGAGCAGTTTCAAATGCAAGAACCAGCCTATGAGGAACCTGAAAATGATAAGCTGAGGCCATTCTCTTGCAGGAAGGAAAATGCTCATAGAATCACAAGGCCAGTAGTATGTGGAAAATATGGTGAAATATCTAGCGGGCATTTGGCTAGAGAGGTGCAAAAACCAGTAAAAATTGTCTCTCTCAGGAAGGTTCTTAAATCTTCCAAAAGATGTAGGGGTCATACAAATGGAAAGCCTATACCAACTTCAAAAAAGAAATGGAAGAGATTGAGCATTGGAACAAGTAGTGGACATTGCTGTGGGAACCCTGGTTTAAAAATTAAGGAACACAATGAAACCCAAaatgcaatattttttaataaaacaaatgtTGATTTGTCCATGGAAGATTTGGATAGAGGTGGCAAGCCACCTGTCGTTTACAAAGGGAAGAGAGATGCCAAAGCTAAGCAGGGTAATAGTGTTGGAAATAGAGCTTATGTTTCATTGAAGGTGAAGAACAAGGAAATTCGGAAACAGCGTAGCATTACTGAACTCACTGCTAAAG AAACCAAAGTGATGGATATGATGAATAGTGCTCAAGATCAGGAGCCTGGTTTGTGTAGCACCGCAAGTAGAAA CTCCATTCAAGGTCACATGAACATAGCCACCATAAATTCAGATGCTTTCTGCTGTGTGTGTCGAAGCTCAAGCAATGATAAAATCAACTATTTGTTGGAGTGTAGTCGATGTCTGATTAGA GTGCATCAAGCGTGCTATGGTGTTTCCTCATTACCCAAAAAAAGTAGTTGGTGTTGCAGGCCATGCCGAACAAActcaaaaaatatt GTTTGTGTCCTATGTGGTTATGGAGGTGGAGCCATGACTCGAGCAATAATGAGTCACACAATTGTCAAGAGCCTCCTGAAAGTGTGGAATGGTGAGAAAGATGGCATGCCAAAGAATACAACTTCACATGAAGTTTTTGAAAAGGAAATAGATGCATTTCTATCCTCAAAAGATGGGCAAGAAGTTGATCAAGAAAGTGTTTTGAAGCCCAAAATTGTTGATACATCAACAGATCTGATGAAAGTTACCAATCACATACAACACACCCCAACCTCTGTTTCTAATTTCAAGGTACATAACAGTATTACAGAAGCAGTTCTTGATCCAACTGTTAAACAATGGATTCATATGGTTTGTGGTCTTTGGACTCCTGGAACAAGATGCCCCAATGTTGACACCATGAGTGCTTTTGATGTATCTGGTGTTTCGCGTCCAAGAGCAGATGTG GTTTGTTACATTTGCAATCGATGGGGTGGTTCTTGTATAGAGTGCAGGATTGCTGATTGCTCTATCAAGTTTCATCCTTGGTGTGCTCATCAAAAG AACCTCTTGCAAAGTGAGACTGAAGGCATTGATGATGAGAAGATTGGATTTTATGGAAGATGCACGCTTCATATTATTGAACCTAGATGTCTGCCCATATATGATCCTCTTGATGAAATTGGAagtcaagaagaaaaggaattcACCTGTGCCAGGGCAGAG GGTTACAAGGGCCGTAGGTGGGATGGTTTTCAGAATAATCAGTGCCAAGGTGGATGCCTTGTTCCTGAGGAGCAGCTAAATGCTTGGATTCACATTAATGGGCAGAAATTATGTTCACGGGGACTTCCAAAATTCCCAGATTTAGATATTGAGCATGATTGTCGA AAGGAATATGCTCGATACAAACAAGCAAAGGGATGGAAACACCTTGTTGTATACAAGTCCCGTATACATGCTCTAGGTCTTTACACTTCTCGATTCATTTCCCGGGGTGAAATG GTTGTTGAGTATATTGGTGAAATTGTGGGGCTGCGTGTGGCTGATAAAAGAGAGAAGGAATATCAATCTGGAAGGAAACTTCAGTACAAGACTGCCTGCTACTTCTTCAGGATAGACAAAGAGCATATTATTGATGCCACAAGGAAAGGGGGGATTGCTCGATTTGTGAACCACTCATGCCtg CCAAATTGCGTGGCAAAAGTGATCACCGTAAGGCATGAAAAGAAG GTTGTCTTCTTGGCAGAGAGGGACATATTTCCTGGTGAAGAGATTACGTATGATTACCACTTTAATCACGAAGACGAAGGAAAGATTCCATGTTACTGCAATTCAAAAAATTGCAGGCGCTATATGAACTAA